In the Ictidomys tridecemlineatus isolate mIctTri1 chromosome 10, mIctTri1.hap1, whole genome shotgun sequence genome, AGCCCCGCCCCCGGGTCCCTCGCTGGGCTCCCAGACCTCCCTGGCTGCATCAGAGGAGAGTGGAGCAGAGAGCGGGCGGTGGCTGCAGGGCAGAGTTGGATCGGGACCTGAGGCTTGGCTTAGAGAGTGGCTGCTTCCCTCTCATTCTCAGGCTCCTATCTCTGCACATCGGCTTGGCTCTTTGCCACAGCTCTTCTCCTCCCTTGGCGGGACACTTGGATGGAAGCCTGCACCAAGCCTACTTGGTTTCTTGCCCCATGCCCGTGCCGCAGGCAGGCAGTTATCTCAGTACCTGCTCCCAGTGTGGCCTGTAATTTAGGGTAGGCAGTGTGTGATGGGCACTAGCCATGTCACTTCTGGTAACCAGAAGTAGATGGCAAAGAAGAAGGTCATCGCTTGCATGTGACAGTTGACTAATCAACCCAGGAGACTATTGGGCTGACAGGGCCTGGTGGCCAGACCTCTTTCTGATTCAACTGGCTCTGGCTTGGCTTCAGGAcagtactccagtctccaaggcTTTAAGGGAAAAGAAGTTTTCCATTCCTTCTCAACTCCCTTGGGGTCCTCAGGAATGGAATGGATCTTCCGTGAAAGTCAGCTGCTAAACTGGGCTGGGAAGTCCCTAAAGACCAACTCTGTGCTTGTAGGGAGCCATGTTGGGGAGATGCCCCGGTCCTGGTGGAACACCTCCTCCTGTTCCCCTTTCAGCCACTACTGCTCAGCAGCCCTTCTTACGAGTTCTGCAGTTGCTGAGAGCTTCTGcccagcactgggttggcagtgGGGTGTCACTCTGCTGCCACTGTTGGAACTGATGATGCTCCTTGTAGGGAATGAAGAGCAGGCCAGGGTCCACCAGGGGCTCTGGTTAACTCTTTGTGGGACGCAGAAGCCAGGGTTCTGAAACCTTCCCAGGACCTCAGTCAAGGAGAAGATGTGCAGAGGATGTGGCTGATACAGCTGTTGGCTCGCCCCATGTGACTCCCTATCTCCAATTtcaggcccttctccccatgtggGTCTGGAGTCTTGGGTTCTAATGCCCTGCCGTGGGAGCTCAGAAGGAGGCCGTTCTAGACAAGTAATTCCTGTTCTGTGGCTCATCTGCCCAGCCGTGCTCAcctagaaagaagggagggaaggattaATAGCagttaaaaagtattttgaattaaaagggaaaatatgcaaaaaattgaaagaaagccCCCTAACACACTCACCCCTTTGGTATTCATGCAAGTGTTATTCAATTTGAAAAGTGTGCCAGGTGAGAGTAATTAGCCAGTACTCTGCAAGTGGCAGGGAGCAGTCAGGTGTTGAACTAATTTACTATGGTGAACCTGATGGGAACCACCCCCAGCACACGCCTCTGTAATGAAATAGGTGCTCAGTATGCATTTGCTGATTGACAGTACCAGTCTTTAGCAATACCCTCTataggatttttgcatcaatgaAAGTGTTCCTTATCTGTGCTGTTGAATATGGTAGTGACAAGTCACATGTGGCTATTGAACATTTAACTCCGGTCTGTGTGACCGAAGAACTGATTACTTATCTATTTACTTATatttggtgctgggcattgaacccaggggcactcaaccataaGCTttatcccccagccctttttattttaagatcgggtcttgctaagttagcaaagctggctttgaactttgatcctcctacctcagattcccgggttgctgggattacaggtgtgcatcactccAATTGgctgaatttttacttctatttaattttagTGAGGGTAGCCTCATGCGGCTGGTGATTGCCATGTTGAACAGTGCAGCTTTGGGCGTGCTCAGAGTTTGTATGAATGGTCTTCCTGTTTTCCTGTCCACCTGGGGTGTGCTGCTGTAGGGAAGGTCAAGCTGGATGGAGGGCAGGACAAAGTTGAGCCAAGACTGGGTGGGGAACGGGGCTGAGATGGTGAGCAGCCCTGAGGAAGCACTTGTTTGTCAGATCGATGccttcccagcccccacctctcCAAAGGCGATGTGTCTCAGCTCCCCTCTTTGCATAGTATCTTTTGACTATAAAACCAATCTGCTTGATTATATGAAGATTAGGGGTGCTGGGGAATGTCAGTTCTTTTTCCTTGGACCATGTATTCTAACCACAACACAGGACTTGATTGTGGGTTGGGCTGCTTGGCCACTACATTAAGAGTTCCATCATTCCTTCAACTTGACATTTGTAAAAAATACGTCTTTATTCTCCAAGTTTTTGTAAAAACACAGAGGCAGGGAACCAGAATTCAACAAAAAGCTGTCTCAGCTGAACTCCAAAGCAAAGCCTAGCTATGAACCAAGCAAAATGCTGGCAAAATGCTGGTGGGGGCCTGTCCAGCTCCTTGCACCATACAGTCTGCAGAATTTAAGAACTGCTCTGGgtagtttgtattttgttttagttatagatcaCATATtggcaaaaaatttttttcacaaagggccagattgtaaatattttaaactctgTGGGCTATGTGGTCAATTATCCCAACTATTCTACTGTGCCATGTTAATgccaaaaaaagtaaacaaatgtgTATAtgcattccaataaaactttatttgtaaaaacaGCCAGTGGACTAGATTTGGAGTGTGAGCTGTAGGTGTTGGCCAACTCCTTTTATAAAGGAGTTCAAAATGGTTGGCCCTGTTTACGTTTCTTAGAACTTTCTGGTAATGGCCCATGCATTAGATGCTAGCTAATAGGAGAGCCAAGAGAGGGTGGTAGTTAATAGGATAGACTGTAGTCAACTGGGTGTGAATTCTGACTCAACCATCTTTTGGTGGATTGAACTGCACCACATTACTCCTCCAAGACTCGGTTTCCTCAACTGTtacatggaaataataatagctaccttatgttttttttaatgaggattgaatgaaatatttatatatttgcatatatatatatatacacatacatacatatatatatttcttagaaaagtaTTGGAACAGTAGAAACATTAGTCATTCATCATTTTTCCTTGTTAAACACAATTGAAAATGTTTTGTGAGTTCTATCCAGGTCACAGTCTCTCAAGATCTCAAAGCTTACATTTGTTTGGTGCAATGGCAAAAATAAATTCCCCCTGATTTCCTGAGTAATGCCACACTCCATTTCCTCTAGGAAATTTCTGCCATATCACCAATTGAAGAACCTTCCTCAGGGCTGGCCAGACCCCAACTTAAACTGGCCTCGAAGTCCCACAGTTCAGATTCCCACTTGGTTCTTCTCTTCTGCTGGTAATGCAGGAGATCTTAGATTTGGGATCTTGGAGTTGAGTTATATTTGTGATGTTAAAAAACTATAgaggccaggcttggtggcacatgcctgtaatcccagcagtctgggaggctgagacaggaggatcttgagttcaaagccagcctcagtatcagcgaggcgctaagcaactcagtgagaccctgtctttaaataaaatacaaaatagggctgggaatgtggctcagtggttgagtgcctttgagttcaatctctagtacccctactaaaacaaacaaacaaaaaaaaggctaTAGAAAAGTTGGCAAAATTCTTTTCATCCCAAAGGCCTTCCAAAACAGCCATTTCCCTTCCATTGCCAGGAAGTCAtagcttttgtaaaaaaaaaaaaattttttaatagatggggaaactgagatccAGAGCACTGAAATGTCTTATTCACATTGTATAGTTAATGACAGCCAGGATTAAAATCAGGTTTCctgacttctgattttttttttagctttaaattaataaattcacaATATTGCATTTAACATCCAGTGGGTATTTTAGGCTAATGGCACTATCCTGGGAGAGGGGTCAGGTTCACTGTTGCTGATGACTTATATCCATGCattaatttccttccttccttctcttctgttGCCGTTGATTTCCCAGAGCTCAGTGCCTCAGATGACAGCTCCCTGTCTGATGGGCTACTCCTAGAGGAAGGTGAGAGGGGAGAATTGAGGGTTCCTGTCAAGACTGGGTTCCTACTGCAGGACCCTGGGGCTTTGACAGAATTTTCGAGTGAGGACTTCAACTGGGGAGTGGAAGGTTTAGCAAGCTCCTGAAGGCAGGGGTGCCAGCTCAGGGTCCCACACAGGCCTGGTATTGGTTTCCATGGGCCTCTGTATGAGCTTGGTTAAGGGTAGGGATGTGCTCACCATCTGTCATTCTACGAGGTGAGTCCTTTGGACAAAGTGAAGAGAGGTGAATCCCAGTAGAGCCTGTCAGCCTCAGATGTCTGGCCTTCACCCTGGGGCTTTGTTTCAAGTAGAACCAGTCAGAGCCCAAGAGGCCTCTGCTCCCAGCCATTGGTAGTACTGAAGAGGCCGCACGAGGGGAAGAAACCCATGTCTACAGGTGAAGAATTTACAGATGTTGAAGATATTGGGGTCGAGGTGGACCAAGGAGGTGGTGTGGTCCTGCCCAAGGGAGTGCCCAGGCCAATAAGGAACAGGGCACTCGGGCATGGCAAGAGTAAGAAAAATAGGTAAACAGGAGACCAGCCTTAGACGTGGCCCTGAAGCTAAGGTTAGACAGTAGGGTAATGTGAGCCGAGGAGTCAGCCCAGGGAGGTTTGTGGAAAGAGGCAGGTGTAAAATAGGactgtgtgtggtggggggtgagtcccaaaggaaaataaaactattttgaaCGTATGGGGCTGGAGCCACGGCCTGGGGCAGTCGGACAAGCAAGACCTGGGAGGGAGCACCCGGCATGGCTGGCTTGGAGGTTCTTGTCGGGCCGGTTTCCCTGGCCTCTGTCCTTACCAGGTTTCTTTTACCCCTGCAGAGGACTCCCAAGTGCCAAAACCTCCCCCAgagtccccagccctgccttcccGGCCTCTCCCACCGCAGAGCCTGGAGGGACTGCAACCAGCAGGTTCTGAGCCAGGGGGCCTGGAGCGGGCTCCGATCCAGAACAGCCCTTGGAAGGAGACCAGCCTCGACCACCCCTATGAGAAGCCTAGGAAGTCTTCTGAGCCCAGCAGTGAGTCCAGGTCAGCgtgaggaggaaaggagggcGGGGAGCAGGCGGGGCAGACAAAAGAGGGGAGAGGTGGAGGAGACCTCTCTAACTGTGTGAAGGGGGAGTGGATCCTGGAGGCTTCCCAGGGTGCTGGCAGTTTGAACCACTGACTCAGGACCCTCTTTCACTGTGCTTCCATTCTTCTGCTCTTGTCAAGACCATAAATTCCTGTCACTGACTTATCTCCATTTCCTTTGCAGCAGCCCAGCCACCACGCCTCAGGACGGGCCTACTGCCTCCAGCCCCTGGCAGCTGGAGCCTGCCTCCTACACTGTGGTCCCCCTCCGCAGTGTTCCTGGCCAGAGGCAGGGCCGCATCAGTGCTCCAGCCACCCCTGAGAtgcaggggaggaggggccagTCGCAGTCTCTGAGGTAAGAGCTCATCCCAGAGATGTGGGGACACCCACCAACCAGAGCTACAGATGGAGGGTGGGAAGCCTCTAGGATACAGGTGGAATGCCCTGGGTGACACATGCCTAGTCCCTTTGCAACCCAACTAATGAAGCCAAAAGTAAGTCACCTAGGAAGTAAGAAGTTTTCTTTCAAAGATGCCAGtttggtagagcccttgcctaggacgcatgaggccctgggtttgatccccagaacacCCCCCACCCGCCACACACACcgaaaccaaacaaacaaaaacaaagattccaggttggtttgtttgttttgcataaCTTGATTTAAGATTTCCACTCTTATCCTGATTTCTTGTGCTGGTAGATACTATCACAATgggcaatttttttgtttttttgtaccagggtttgaactcagggccactcacccactgagtcatatctccagccctattttgtactttatttagagatagggtctcactgagttgcttagcgtctcacttttgctgaggctggctttgaacccgtgatcctcctatctcagcctctcaagctgctgagattataggtgtgtgccaccgcacccggTGGGCAGTTCTTTCTCAGTTGATATACAGTCTATTCTCATCTCCAGAAGTTACATTCTTTAAAATCACTATAAACTCAATTAGCGAATACTAAACCATTGTCTCTAGTGGAAATTCAGGGTTAGATTCCAGTGAACTTTTAGTCACAACATTGTTCATCAACTGatcatatacatttttctcacccccttcacatatatacatatatatattatatatatatgtacatatatatatacacatacatatatatactacacacacacttatatattcatatgatacatatatatgtgtatgtatatcctTGTTTTGTGTGAGTTTCTGTTTAAAAACagcttatttaatatatttgattaacactgaattcataatctgtGGCATTATAATTGCATATCTGAATGAAGCTTCTGTAGCATACTTCATTTCTCCATAAAGCAGCCTTCTTGTGCTTAGAAACTATAGACATACTTTAACAGTACTTGTGGGCCCGTTTTAAATAGTAAAATCATCAACCAAAAGTTTGCCCAAAAAAGTTCACTAAATAATATCATGGACAGGACCCTAGGTTAGTCTGAGAGCTAAAGCCAGAATGCAGAGCATGGCCTTGTTCATCCTTAGCTGGGGAGGTGCCCTTAAAACAACTTCAATTTTTTTAGgtaggtacagtggcacacacctctaatcccagtaactcaggaagctgagacaggaggatcacaagtttgaggccagtctcagcaaccttTTGTGACTctcatgaagaaagaaagaagaaagaaagaaagaaagagagagagagagacttgggatgtagctcagtggtaaagtgcccctgggttcagtaccctgcaccccgccccccaaaaaagaaggcAACTCAaattttttgctattctgggaaTATCACCAAATCATTATGAATATGCTACATCTATTGATTTTGGAATTAGGAAATAAATTTGAGCAAGTAGGCAAATTCTCGAGCATTGAATAGGAAGAATAATAATTGATTGTATTCTACTTTCCAAGTCACCTTGTTACCTGGTAAGTTTCAGTGCCTGGTTCTGACAGGCAGCATTAGCCACCCCACCTGAGGGCCTGAGGCACCATCAAAGCATCTAAAGTGTGCTTATCAGGCAACCTGGACGAGTGTTGTGGGACAACAACTCTCAGGAACTATTTACACAGCATCAACACTGTATTAGGTATTTTCAGTactctagagatgatttaaagtgtacaggAGAATGTATACTTCaaataggttatatgcaaatgccACAACCTTTTATATAAAAAACGTGAGCATTCATGGATTTGGGTAATCACAGGGTGGTGGGAAGCTGAATGggtgtcctggaaccaatccccacAGATACTAAAGAACAGCTGTATTAATATGTCCCGAGTGGAAAAGTTTGGGAAGGCACCATACTTTAGTCACTTTTTTTAACAGGTGTGTGGAGGGAGCAGGAGCAATGTGAAGGAATATGCAGTATGTGCCTATCGGGCTAGGAGGGGGTTCTTTTATTTACTCTGAGGATGGTTGACTTGAGACCTCCCATGTGCCCACTGCTCTGGCCTTAGGATGGTGTGGCAAATGCCTTCCCGTTTTTAATTATCCTTGCAATGCACAGTCCTCACTACCCTAGCCCCACCTCATggcatctccctctccctttccaggGTGGATTCCTTCCGCGCAGGTGCAGAGGGCCGAGGTCGCAGCGCCTTTCCTCGCCGCCGCCCCACTCACTACACTGTGACGGTGCCAGATTCCTGCTTCTCCCCCAGCAAGCCCCCGCTGCCCCACCCCGCCTGTCACTCCTGCTCCGAAGACAGTGGCTCTGATGTCTCCAGCATCTCCCACCCCGCCTCTCTGGGCAGCAGCAGCCCTGACATCTTTGTTAGGCCTCTCTGTCTACCTGAGCCACCCCGCCACCACGGGTGGGGCCCGGCCTGTGGCAGAGAGCTGGCCACCCACTACCCCAAGCTGCTGCTGCCCCCTGGCTACTTGGCGGCAGGGCGGTATGTGATGGTGACCGAGGGCCACCTGCCGCCGGGCGAGTGGGAGCTGTGTCGCGCCGCCCTGGGGCCTGCTTACGAGGAGGAGGGCGCGCCGCTGCGCTACCAGCGCCTGGTGCCCTCCCACAGCCGCATCGTGCGCACGCCCTCCCTGAAGGACAGCCCCGCAGGCCGCGGGCTCAGCAAGGCCGCCGTCTCCGAGGAGCTCAAGTCGTGGCACGAGCGGGCTCGCCTCCGGAGCAGTCGCCCCCAGTCGCTAGACCGCCAAGGGGCTTTCCGGGTCCGGAGCCTGCCCCCCGGGAGAGAGGGCTTCGGGCGAGCCCTGGGGCCCCGGGCACAGGTACGGCTGCTCTGCAGGGACCCGAGGCCGGAGGGGCGGCTGGCAGGGAAGGGCTGCCTTCTAACAGGTCCAAGAATGGAAAAGCCAACTAGCTGCCTAGTGGCGAGGTGATTCCCAGCTGGGAGGATTAGGCCCGAAAAACATTTCCTCTTGGCTTTGGAAGACACCTCCCTGCGGCGCCTGCTAATTTTGCCTGCCACATCTAGCTCCAGAGCACACACCGCTGTGCCCCGGTAGCGATGATCCCGCAAGATAACTGaggcttttttccccctaatggCTCCACAGATGATCCACAAAGCAGATAAGCTTCTTTAGAATCAAAAGTCTAAGCTAAATTAGCCCCTGAAAAGTCCCGACTTGAGGACCTGGGACAAAGGGAGAGTCTGGAAATGGGGAAACTGGAACCTGTGATTGCCTGACATCAAGTTCCTCCCTGACTCCCCTCCACTGCAGCACTCTGAGAAGCAGGTGGTGTCAAGAGTGGAGACCCTCTAGCTAGACGACCAGGCTCAAATTCCAGTCCCACTACTTACAAGCTATATGGTTGGACAGGTTACTTAACCCCTTTGAGCCTTTGTTTCTTCCTCTGGAAGATGggagtaattaaaaaaaacaaaaacttatctCATAGGACAGTTTAGAGACCGAAATGATTAGGGCAATGCACAGCTAATATCGATAACTGACAGTGTTATCTGGGCCTCCCAGAGGCCAAGGACCAGGTCAGTGGACTGTATATAGGTGAGAACATGCTGATACTGGTCTAAGAGCAACCTTGCTCTCCATGgacccagtttcttcattctggAAGTGGAATAGTATGCATGAATCATTTCTTTATGCTCCCTCCCTGGTACCAAGGGCTCTGCAGGGGATGTGCTGTCTTTGAGACCCCAGATTCCCAGCAGCACAGCTGCGTGCCCCTCCCCATCACCAGTTCTTTGGGCTGCAGCTGCTATCCCAGGCTGGGTAGTACCCTGGCCCAGTCCCAGGCTGCACCCTCCCGCTGATGGGCTGTTCCATTTCTGCAAGTTCAGACATGTCCTTGGCTAGGCCTGGCCCATCCCAACCTGCCAGACAGGGAGGGAGATGAAAACTGAGCCCAGGAAAGGGCAAAGGAGGAGGTCAGGGTGCCAGTCACACTCCAAAGGAACCTGGAGTGGCAAATGGGTAGAGTGGTCCCTGGGGAATATAGAGCCTCCTGAGAAGGCAGCCCCTGGTCTGTGTCCTCAAGGGATAGGATGCTGTAATGGGAGTTGTTGTCCTGATACTTCCACCTGCTTCACACCCACttgtcctttcttccttcccctggcAGGCACCTACAGTGTGTGTGCTCCGGAGATCGCCTGAGGGGGCCCCTGTGCAAGTCTTCGTCCCTGAGAATGGAGAGATCATCAGCCAGGTGTAGCTGTGCTCTGAATGCCTCGCCACCGCTGGAAAAGACTTTTTCTGTGGTGGAGCTGGGGCTGTGACCCCTCATCCTTGAGTGCCTCCTccagctccccacccccatcgCAGGCCGATGACCTGGAGCTGAGACCTTTCTTTTTTTACACAAGTTTTTTCAGAAGCTCTGACCTAAGGATTTATATCTGTGATTTGTCATCAAGGTCCCTGTAATATGATGATGCTTTAGTCCCCATAGTCTAGCCTCTTGGACTTAAGACCTTGCCTGTCTGCTGATAGAATTTGTCTCCTTATGCAAGACAAGTGGCAGAGAGGGCCACTTTGGGGAGTCCTCAAATGATCTGTGCCCTGTTTCTGAGAAGAAACAGTTCCTGGCCCTCCTATTTCCTTATCGCTGGAGGCTGGACACGGCACAGGCTTGTGTACAGGACTTTCCCTGGTTTTCCAGGTCTCTGGGTACCATAAACTGGGAGACTCCTTCTCCCTTTATAATGTGCTCTGTGATGCACACCGAATGGCTGGTGAAAGGTCGGTATATCCTGATGGAGTTTTGTCTTCCTGGATCCTGCAATTTTCCTGACCCCATAAATCTCCTTTAGGGACCCCAGTCACTATCCTCACTTTATACCCTTGGCTCCCTGACCTCTGAGCCTTAAATTTGAGGCTGTATCAGATTGTAGCATGAGAGGCGAGGCTGGGGGCTGGCCTGCTCTGGTGGTTGGTGAGGACCAGTTCACCCCGGAACAATCACTCCTGGACATCAACAGAGCTGGACTCCCACTCCTCCCTCTCTCATCTTTTCAATATAGTCCCAGAAACCAATACCTGTTTACAAATCTTTATGGAAAGACACCACTTTGGGGGCACATTCAGGACCAGGCAGCTTTGCTTCTGTTCTGGGAAAGTCTCTGTACACACACGGGAGATGCTAGATTGTTGAGAGAATGTTGATAAATTGTCCCAGTTGCTGAGACAGAGAGATCCTGGTAGCTGCCTGAGCTTAAGACCACTGACAGTCCCCGAGTTCTCGTCCGAGGGCCTCCTTTGCTGCCTGGTTGGATACCCAGGTACACATCTTGCCTCAATAAGACAGAAACTGgaagggggaggggcagaggagctGCATTTCTGTTTCTCCTGCGCAGAATGCTCCCCCGCGAGTTCCCTGGCTTGGAACAGGGACTGTGATTATAGCAAAAGACTCCAAGAACTTTGATGCCCAACCCCAAAGGTGCAGTTCCCCCACGGGAGAAAGTGGTGTAGCAGATTACACGAGGGTGCTGAGGTGCTTAGGGACAAACGAGGATGGCCGTCATAGGAATGTGGGGAAACACACAAAGCAGTTCTTCCTGTGCTCTTAGCGCATCCTGCTGTTGTCCCTACCTTGGGGTCCACTTTCCCCCATTATGTTTGAATGCCCTACGTTGGCTTGTCCCTAGCCCCTTTCTCCAGTGTATAGCTTACCCCCCCTCCCCTGCACCTCCCTGTGTCTTCCCTGAAGCCTTGAGCTTCCCAGGCTGAGCTAGGAGACCTCTGAGCATCCTTGATAGTAACTTATTGGTCCTTCATAAAACCTCTGGTGCAGTGCAAAGTGGCCTGTCCTCTGCTGCAGGGCTGGAACTGTATGGGTCTTAGTGCCAAATACATCAATAAAGTCTGTGCTTTGTGATTGGCTCAACTGAggatgaagggtttttttttttttttttttgtgtgtgtgtgtgtgtatgtgtatgtatgctaAATTTCCTGAACACAGGCTGTATCCAAGTCTCCCAGAGTGTCTGCCCAAGGTGGCTAAGTTGCCTGGCCTCTTCAGCTGGTCTGACCAGGTCCTGGGGAGTGGATGGGATGGGTGGGGTGACAGGAAAGTTCACACACTGTTTCCATGACTGACGGGAGGGCAGCCAGCACAACCCTTGTCAAAGCTTCGAAGTTTTGCTCTGGGGCCTGAGGATCTGGGCTCTAGAAGTCACTTCCTCAATAAGGATCTGGCTTTGTGACAGCCTCAGGTCTGGCTTGAGCTAGGCAGGGTAGGAAGTGGTTAGAGATGAATATGGCCAAGTTTCCAGCTCTTCCAGGCTGTTCCTGATACTCTTGGCTGCCCAGAGCAGAAGCCTCTGAGAAGTATCCACTTCCCTGTGACTGGAGCCTGCCTTCCCAGGGTGGTGAGGAAGGGCTCTCCACAAGCCCCTTCTCATCAAAGTGTCCACAGGTCTCCCTCCACCAGGGGACCACAAAGGTCGGGGTGGGAGCTCCAACTGGGATCACTTCTGAGGTTGCCCTGTAGGGGCCGCCAAGGATCTGGGAGCACAGCGCCCCCTGGAGCCACAGTGCCTGGGAGAAGCCTGTGCCCATGATCTGAGGTGCCCAGAGTGTCAGGTAAAAGGGGTCTCTGCTTGACTGTCCCTTTCCAAAGCCACTGAAGGGCAGGGCACGAAGGGTCTAGGCAGATGGCTGTGGACAGAGATGACTCTAGCCCAATCCTGGGTGCTTGGCCCTGGGGACCATGAGAATCTGTGGGTTTTAGGGGCCCAGCTCACTTAGGCCTGGGGGGTGCTCCATGCGGGAGGTTGGCAGGCTGGGAGGGGAGATAGCACCCAGGTCTCTGGAGGAGTTGTGGGCATTCTGATCTCAGACCCGAACATCTTGGATGATGGGGGTTGGGGGcacttgattttgtattttatttccttattttgctaTGCTGGGAATTAAataagggcctcacacatgctaggcaagacctCTACCACCGAGCTGCATTCTCAGCccttgattttgtattttggacAATTGTTATAAGTTAGGCTCAGGGAGATTTTGACTATCAGGAAGTTCTCAGGGATGATCTGTGTGAGGAGGCAGCTCCCCAACAAGACCCTTaaaagagctgggtgcagtggcacatgcctgtaatcccagcagcttgggaggctgaggcaggaggattgtgatttcaaagccagcctcagcaacttagtgaggcatttagcaactcagtgagactctgtctctaaatacgttattaaaaaggactgaggatgtggctcagtggctaagcacccctgggttcaatcctcagtacaaacaaaacaaaacaaaacaaaacccaaactggCCCCACCCCTAAAAGGGTGTAGACTAATAGAGACAAGGGAGGGCCCCACagcaaagctttttttttccccttcaatgaagattgaactcagcttgctctgtcactgagctccatccccaaccttttccattttttattttgagacagggacccactaagatgctgaggccagcctcgaacttgcgatcctcttgcctcagcctctgcagccactgggattgcaggcatgtgccaccacacctgacactAGCAAGGCCCTCCTAAAAGTAGCAGCCAGCCATGGGTTGTGCCAGTTTAGGGACCCGATTGAGCAATAGTTTATTCTTGGTTCACAATCAGATTTCCCTGGGTCATGTCTGAGAGGGGCAGACCACCTGTAGGGAACTTCTGCTCCCCTCCCATAGGGCAGAAGTGGGACTATGAACTTGGGGACAGAAGTCTTTAAGAGGAGGGGCTTCTGGATTTTACCTTAAGACTCCCAGAGGCAGAGGGATGGTTAAGATGAGCTGGAATCTCCCCTGAGGCAGATTTTTCCATGCAGGGAGATCCCTGAATGGAAGGCTACTGGGCACGT is a window encoding:
- the Inava gene encoding innate immunity activator protein isoform X1 — protein: MLQMPKLNEIPPGRREVRGQSRGVGRWPGQTGPEAARRARGAPRQAGGARAPWDSWGNSRLPTHPVPGHDWCCSSLLCAPSSQKSTMESKDEVSDTDSGIILQSGPDSPVSPMKELTHAMRKQQRALEARLEACLEELRRLCLREAELTGTLPAEYPLKPGEKAPKVRRRIGAAYKLDERALHREDPLSSLERQLALQLQITEAARRLCLEENLSRQARRQRKHMALQEEKKLRELQHHLGERRNSQPAPASVPPLGRELSASDDSSLSDGLLLEEEDSQVPKPPPESPALPSRPLPPQSLEGLQPAGSEPGGLERAPIQNSPWKETSLDHPYEKPRKSSEPSSESSSPATTPQDGPTASSPWQLEPASYTVVPLRSVPGQRQGRISAPATPEMQGRRGQSQSLRVDSFRAGAEGRGRSAFPRRRPTHYTVTVPDSCFSPSKPPLPHPACHSCSEDSGSDVSSISHPASLGSSSPDIFVRPLCLPEPPRHHGWGPACGRELATHYPKLLLPPGYLAAGRYVMVTEGHLPPGEWELCRAALGPAYEEEGAPLRYQRLVPSHSRIVRTPSLKDSPAGRGLSKAAVSEELKSWHERARLRSSRPQSLDRQGAFRVRSLPPGREGFGRALGPRAQAPTVCVLRRSPEGAPVQVFVPENGEIISQV
- the Inava gene encoding innate immunity activator protein isoform X5 translates to MLQMPKLNEIPPGRREVRGQSRGVGRWPGQTGPEAARRARGAPRQAGGARAPWDRSWGNSRLPTHPVPGHDWCCSSLLCAPSSQKSTMESKDEVSDTDSGIILQSGPDSPVSPMKELTHAMRKQQRALEARLEACLEELRRLCLREAELTGTLPAEYPLKPGEKAPKVRRRIGAAYKLDERALHREDPLSSLERQLALQLQITEAARRLCLEENLSRQARRQRKHMALQEEKKLRELQHHLGERRNSQPAPASVPPLGRELSASDDSSLSDGLLLEEEDSQVPKPPPESPALPSRPLPPQSLEGLQPAGSEPGGLERAPIQNSPWKETSLDHPYEKPRKSSEPSSESSSPATTPQDGPTASSPWQLEPASYTVVPLRSVPGQRQGRISAPATPEMQGRRGQSQSLRVDSFRAGAEGRGRSAFPRRRPTHYTVTVPDSCFSPSKPPLPHPACHSCSEDSGSDVSSISHPASLGSSSPDIFVRPLCLPEPPRHHGWGPACGRELATHYPKLLLPPGYLAAGRYVMVTEGHLPPGEWELCRAALGPAYEEEGAPLRYQRLVPSHSRIVRTPSLKDSPAGRGLSKAAVSEELKSWHERARLRSSRPQSLDRQGAFRVRSLPPGREGFGRALGPRAQAPTVCVLRRSPEGAPVQVFVPENGEIISQV